Proteins from one Microcaecilia unicolor chromosome 2, aMicUni1.1, whole genome shotgun sequence genomic window:
- the FST gene encoding follistatin isoform X3 → MLNQRIQPGVLLFLTVSVCHFMEDRTVQAGNCWLQQGRNGRCQVLYRTELSKEECCKTGRLGTSWTEEDVPNSTLFKWLIFNGGAPHCIPCKETCENVDCGPGKKCKMNKKNKPRCVCAPDCSNITWKGPVCGLDGKTYKDECALLKAKCKGQPELEVQYQGKCKKTCRDVLCPGSSTCVVDQTNNAYCVTCNWICPETTSPEQYLCGNDGITYASACHLRKATCLLGKSIGLAYDGNCIKAKSCEDIQCNPLKKCLWDFKLGRGRCVLCDELCPESKSDEAVCASDNTTYPSECVMKQAACSMGIILEVKHSGSCN, encoded by the exons ATGTTAAATCAGAGAATCCAGCCGGGCGTGCTTTTATTTCTGACCGTCTCTGTATGCCATTTTATGGAAGATCGCACAGTTCAGG CTGGGAATTGTTGGCTGCAGCAGGGAAGGAACGGCCGCTGCCAGGTTCTCTACAGGACTGAGCTAAGCAAGGAGGAATGCTGTAAGACCGGCAGGTTGGGCACTTCCTGGACAGAAGAAGATGTGCCCAACAGTACCCTCTTCAAATGGCTGATTTTTAACGGGGGAGCTCCACATTGCATACCATGCAAAG AAACCTGTGAGAACGTGGACTGCGGACCTGGAAAAAAGTGTAAAATGAACAAGAAAAACAAACCGCGCTGTGTTTGTGCTCCTGATTGCTCTAACATCACGTGGAAGGGCCCTGTCTGTGGTTTAGATGGCAAAACTTACAAGGACGAATGTGCGCTACTCAAGGCCAAATGTAAAGGGCAGCCAGAACTGGAAGTACAATACCAGGGCAAATGCAAAA AAACCTGTAGGGATGTCTTGTGTCCAGGCAGTTCCACGTGTGTGGTGGATCAAACCAATAATGCCTACTGTGTGACGTGTAATTGGATTTGCCCGGAGACTACATCCCCAGAACAGTATCTCTGTGGGAATGATGGGATAACCTATGCTAGTGCTTGTCACCTGAGGAAGGCTACCTGCCTGCTGGGAAAATCTATTGGATTAGCCTACGATGGAAACTGTATCA aagcAAAATCATGTGAAGATATCCAGTGCAATCCTTTGAAGAAATGTCTTTGGGATTTCAAGTTGGGCCGTGGTCGTTGTGTCTTGTGCGATGAGCTGTGCCCGGAAAGCAAGTCCGACGAGGCAGTCTGTGCCAGTGATAACACCACCTATCCAAGCGAATGTGTTATGAAACAGGCAGCTTGCTCCATGGGGATTATTTTGGAAGTAAAACACTCTGGATCTTGCAACT GA
- the FST gene encoding follistatin isoform X1 — protein MLNQRIQPGVLLFLTVSVCHFMEDRTVQAGNCWLQQGRNGRCQVLYRTELSKEECCKTGRLGTSWTEEDVPNSTLFKWLIFNGGAPHCIPCKETCENVDCGPGKKCKMNKKNKPRCVCAPDCSNITWKGPVCGLDGKTYKDECALLKAKCKGQPELEVQYQGKCKKTCRDVLCPGSSTCVVDQTNNAYCVTCNWICPETTSPEQYLCGNDGITYASACHLRKATCLLGKSIGLAYDGNCIKAKSCEDIQCNPLKKCLWDFKLGRGRCVLCDELCPESKSDEAVCASDNTTYPSECVMKQAACSMGIILEVKHSGSCNSITEDPEEEEEEEDLDYYSFPKSSFHR, from the exons ATGTTAAATCAGAGAATCCAGCCGGGCGTGCTTTTATTTCTGACCGTCTCTGTATGCCATTTTATGGAAGATCGCACAGTTCAGG CTGGGAATTGTTGGCTGCAGCAGGGAAGGAACGGCCGCTGCCAGGTTCTCTACAGGACTGAGCTAAGCAAGGAGGAATGCTGTAAGACCGGCAGGTTGGGCACTTCCTGGACAGAAGAAGATGTGCCCAACAGTACCCTCTTCAAATGGCTGATTTTTAACGGGGGAGCTCCACATTGCATACCATGCAAAG AAACCTGTGAGAACGTGGACTGCGGACCTGGAAAAAAGTGTAAAATGAACAAGAAAAACAAACCGCGCTGTGTTTGTGCTCCTGATTGCTCTAACATCACGTGGAAGGGCCCTGTCTGTGGTTTAGATGGCAAAACTTACAAGGACGAATGTGCGCTACTCAAGGCCAAATGTAAAGGGCAGCCAGAACTGGAAGTACAATACCAGGGCAAATGCAAAA AAACCTGTAGGGATGTCTTGTGTCCAGGCAGTTCCACGTGTGTGGTGGATCAAACCAATAATGCCTACTGTGTGACGTGTAATTGGATTTGCCCGGAGACTACATCCCCAGAACAGTATCTCTGTGGGAATGATGGGATAACCTATGCTAGTGCTTGTCACCTGAGGAAGGCTACCTGCCTGCTGGGAAAATCTATTGGATTAGCCTACGATGGAAACTGTATCA aagcAAAATCATGTGAAGATATCCAGTGCAATCCTTTGAAGAAATGTCTTTGGGATTTCAAGTTGGGCCGTGGTCGTTGTGTCTTGTGCGATGAGCTGTGCCCGGAAAGCAAGTCCGACGAGGCAGTCTGTGCCAGTGATAACACCACCTATCCAAGCGAATGTGTTATGAAACAGGCAGCTTGCTCCATGGGGATTATTTTGGAAGTAAAACACTCTGGATCTTGCAACT CCAttactgaagatccagaggaagaagaggaagaggaagacctgGACTACTACAGCTTTCCAAAATCTTCATTTCACCGGTAA
- the FST gene encoding follistatin isoform X2 — MLNQRIQPGVLLFLTVSVCHFMEDRTVQAGNCWLQQGRNGRCQVLYRTELSKEECCKTGRLGTSWTEEDVPNSTLFKWLIFNGGAPHCIPCKETCENVDCGPGKKCKMNKKNKPRCVCAPDCSNITWKGPVCGLDGKTYKDECALLKAKCKGQPELEVQYQGKCKKTCRDVLCPGSSTCVVDQTNNAYCVTCNWICPETTSPEQYLCGNDGITYASACHLRKATCLLGKSIGLAYDGNCIKAKSCEDIQCNPLKKCLWDFKLGRGRCVLCDELCPESKSDEAVCASDNTTYPSECVMKQAACSMGIILEVKHSGSCNSPLYSPI, encoded by the exons ATGTTAAATCAGAGAATCCAGCCGGGCGTGCTTTTATTTCTGACCGTCTCTGTATGCCATTTTATGGAAGATCGCACAGTTCAGG CTGGGAATTGTTGGCTGCAGCAGGGAAGGAACGGCCGCTGCCAGGTTCTCTACAGGACTGAGCTAAGCAAGGAGGAATGCTGTAAGACCGGCAGGTTGGGCACTTCCTGGACAGAAGAAGATGTGCCCAACAGTACCCTCTTCAAATGGCTGATTTTTAACGGGGGAGCTCCACATTGCATACCATGCAAAG AAACCTGTGAGAACGTGGACTGCGGACCTGGAAAAAAGTGTAAAATGAACAAGAAAAACAAACCGCGCTGTGTTTGTGCTCCTGATTGCTCTAACATCACGTGGAAGGGCCCTGTCTGTGGTTTAGATGGCAAAACTTACAAGGACGAATGTGCGCTACTCAAGGCCAAATGTAAAGGGCAGCCAGAACTGGAAGTACAATACCAGGGCAAATGCAAAA AAACCTGTAGGGATGTCTTGTGTCCAGGCAGTTCCACGTGTGTGGTGGATCAAACCAATAATGCCTACTGTGTGACGTGTAATTGGATTTGCCCGGAGACTACATCCCCAGAACAGTATCTCTGTGGGAATGATGGGATAACCTATGCTAGTGCTTGTCACCTGAGGAAGGCTACCTGCCTGCTGGGAAAATCTATTGGATTAGCCTACGATGGAAACTGTATCA aagcAAAATCATGTGAAGATATCCAGTGCAATCCTTTGAAGAAATGTCTTTGGGATTTCAAGTTGGGCCGTGGTCGTTGTGTCTTGTGCGATGAGCTGTGCCCGGAAAGCAAGTCCGACGAGGCAGTCTGTGCCAGTGATAACACCACCTATCCAAGCGAATGTGTTATGAAACAGGCAGCTTGCTCCATGGGGATTATTTTGGAAGTAAAACACTCTGGATCTTGCAACT CTCCCCTGTATTCTCCCATATAG